One Mya arenaria isolate MELC-2E11 chromosome 5, ASM2691426v1 genomic window carries:
- the LOC128234285 gene encoding uncharacterized protein LOC128234285 isoform X1, producing MIKTKTMEFKNIIILISTILMALLLQISTSEHFAEDCTESQVLCKKGMYAENACYSFKQAACLLKDILNFTNIFTTTTNLEKHVDDRIAGFNETMFRQISVELESVNERLNKSIQEKVEVISNNFNKAEGDIKKLYDTLDEQSNSTDHVKQEVSKMNSSIRGDINISISELRTNLENQTREIKTTLEQLDEQTKASLNSNIKQLNGHFDDLSNSTDHIRQEVSKMNSSIRGDIEISLLELRTNLENQKQDMSTELKKRDAETKTYLERNSETLKSDLKDLNLTFVETNSSLSKRIADMEDQLWINEEDEGGETQRISVKEEVVNTQKHFDANNTRLQHNIDDLQKECQSQFKTLIDQVKIVKDSYTQHVSETTNQLKSLQEKTTSIEENLATFRKENKDDILLVQEEIKKEKDNVSEMKERVEKNIKATEDSLKIFVETTRTSLQNEFDEKLDKFKANISETLDSVRVEIEKIKVKLENQLANVTSNVSYHKAIIDVILPNTFNKDFFMLAFMLLCLMVIVNFVVLLCCVTKSRSTSAMTGQWATGTGEMTGNHRASRSPFQVMDKLDFSRSLRQRRGLEAEISLVYFNGDVAPVITKVMLQISEHLPDHLRQQQIPQYRIRHHDDIPGIPHSKLCFMFAEFHERHVIIEEPGLGLGDLKRSTVTAIEKLGANLVILYVLHPDSRRLRENELFHDAIYCTRKQSEVKKFADDERFLSLYDKCTDFQTQNLVKIIKETLF from the exons atg ATCAAAACGAAAACAATGGAATTTAAGAACATTATAATACTAATTAGCACAATTTTGATGGCACTCTTGTTGCAAATCAGTACGTCAGAACATTTCGCAGAGGACTGTACGGAGAGCCAAGTACTGTGCAAGAAAGGAATGTATGCGGAGAACGcttgttattcatttaaacaagcAGCATGTCTTCTAAAAGACAttcttaattttacaaatatattcacAACAACAACTAATTTGGAGAAACATGTCGACGACAGAATTGCTGGGTTCAATGAGACAATGTTTAGACAAATTTCTGTCGAATTGGAGTCAGTCAATGAACGTTTGAATAAAAGTATTCAGGAAAAGGTTGAAGTCATttctaataattttaataaagcaGAAGGTGATATTAAAAAGTTATATGATACTTTGGACGAACAAAGCAATTCTACTGACCATGTCAAGCAGGAGGTTTCTAAAATGAATAGTTCGATAAGAGgtgatattaatatttcaatatcagaACTCAGAACTAATTTAGAGAATCAAACACGAGAAATAAAAACCACGCTTGAACAACTagatgaacaaacaaaagcTAGTCTGAATAGTAATATAAAACAGTTGAATGGTCACTTTGACGACCTAAGCAATTCTACTGACCATATCAGGCAAGAGGTTTCTAAAATGAATAGTTCGATAAGAGGTGATattgaaatatcactattaGAACTCAGAACTAATTTAGAGAATCAGAAACAAGATATGAGTACCGAGCTTAAAAAAAGAGATgcagaaacaaaaacatacctGGAACGCAATTCAGAAACTTTGAAATCagatttaaaagatttaaaccTCACCTTTGTCGAAACGAACAGCTCACTTAGTAAAAGGATAGCTGATATGGAAGACCAGTTGTGGATTAATGAAGAGGATGAAGGAGGTGAAACACAAAGAATCAGTGTTAAAGAGGAAGTGGTCAATACTCAGAAACATTTCGATGCCAATAACACGCGACTACAACATAACATTGACGATCTTCAAAAGGAATGTCAATCACAGTTTAAAACTCTGATTGATCAGGTAAAAATAGTCAAAGACAGCTATACCCAACATGTCAGCGAAACGACCAATCAGTTAAAAAGTTTGCAAGAAAAGACAACTAGCATTGAAGAAAACTTGGCTACGTTCAGAAAGGAAAATAAAGACGACATTTTGCTCGTGCAGGaagagataaaaaaagaaaaggatAATGTTTCGGAGATGAAGGAAAGggttgaaaaaaacattaaagcaACGGAAGATTCTTTGAAAATTTTTGTTGAAACAACACGGACCAGTCTTCAAAACGAGTTTGACGAGAAGCTAGATAAGTTTAAAGCAAACATCAGCGAAACGTTAGATAGCGTTCgagttgaaattgaaaaaattaAAGTAAAGTTGGAAAATCAGTTAGCTAATGTCACGAGCAATGTGAGCTACCATAAAGCGATTATCGATGTAATATTGCCCAACACCTTCAACAAAG ACTTTTTCATGCTGGCCTTCATGCTGCTTTGCCTGATGGTGATCGTCAATTTCGTCGTCTTGCTCTGTTGTGTCACCAAATCACGGTCAACCAGTGCAATGACCGGACAATGGGCCACGGGGACGGGGGAAATGACCGGAAATCACCGTGCATCAAGATCGCCTTTTCAG GTGATGGATAAACTCGACTTTTCTCGATCCTTAAGACAACGCAGGGGGCTTGAAGCAGAGATCAGCTTAGTATATTTCAATGGTGACGTAGCGCCTGTGATAACCAAAGTAATGCTTCAGATTTCCGAGCACCTGCCAGATCATTTACGTCAGCAGCAGATTCCCCAATATCGCATTCGTCATCATGACGATATTCCTGGAATTCCACACTCGAAGCTATGTTTCATGtttgcagaatttcatgaaag ACACGTGATCATAGAAGAACCAGGTCTAGGCCTCGGGGATTTAAAACGAAGCACTGTAACAGCTATTGAAAAGTTGGGAG caAACCTCGTGATCTTATACGTCCTGCATCCAGACTCCCGTCGTCTTCGCGAGAACGAGTTGTTTCACGACGCCATCTACTGCACGCGCAAGCAATCGGAAGTGAAAAAGTTCGCCGATGATGAGCGTTTCCTTAGTCTATATGACAAGTGCACAGACTTTCAAACTCAAAACCTGGTGAAAATTATTAAGGAAACACTTTTCTGA
- the LOC128234285 gene encoding uncharacterized protein LOC128234285 isoform X2, which produces MEFKNIIILISTILMALLLQISTSEHFAEDCTESQVLCKKGMYAENACYSFKQAACLLKDILNFTNIFTTTTNLEKHVDDRIAGFNETMFRQISVELESVNERLNKSIQEKVEVISNNFNKAEGDIKKLYDTLDEQSNSTDHVKQEVSKMNSSIRGDINISISELRTNLENQTREIKTTLEQLDEQTKASLNSNIKQLNGHFDDLSNSTDHIRQEVSKMNSSIRGDIEISLLELRTNLENQKQDMSTELKKRDAETKTYLERNSETLKSDLKDLNLTFVETNSSLSKRIADMEDQLWINEEDEGGETQRISVKEEVVNTQKHFDANNTRLQHNIDDLQKECQSQFKTLIDQVKIVKDSYTQHVSETTNQLKSLQEKTTSIEENLATFRKENKDDILLVQEEIKKEKDNVSEMKERVEKNIKATEDSLKIFVETTRTSLQNEFDEKLDKFKANISETLDSVRVEIEKIKVKLENQLANVTSNVSYHKAIIDVILPNTFNKDFFMLAFMLLCLMVIVNFVVLLCCVTKSRSTSAMTGQWATGTGEMTGNHRASRSPFQVMDKLDFSRSLRQRRGLEAEISLVYFNGDVAPVITKVMLQISEHLPDHLRQQQIPQYRIRHHDDIPGIPHSKLCFMFAEFHERHVIIEEPGLGLGDLKRSTVTAIEKLGANLVILYVLHPDSRRLRENELFHDAIYCTRKQSEVKKFADDERFLSLYDKCTDFQTQNLVKIIKETLF; this is translated from the exons ATGGAATTTAAGAACATTATAATACTAATTAGCACAATTTTGATGGCACTCTTGTTGCAAATCAGTACGTCAGAACATTTCGCAGAGGACTGTACGGAGAGCCAAGTACTGTGCAAGAAAGGAATGTATGCGGAGAACGcttgttattcatttaaacaagcAGCATGTCTTCTAAAAGACAttcttaattttacaaatatattcacAACAACAACTAATTTGGAGAAACATGTCGACGACAGAATTGCTGGGTTCAATGAGACAATGTTTAGACAAATTTCTGTCGAATTGGAGTCAGTCAATGAACGTTTGAATAAAAGTATTCAGGAAAAGGTTGAAGTCATttctaataattttaataaagcaGAAGGTGATATTAAAAAGTTATATGATACTTTGGACGAACAAAGCAATTCTACTGACCATGTCAAGCAGGAGGTTTCTAAAATGAATAGTTCGATAAGAGgtgatattaatatttcaatatcagaACTCAGAACTAATTTAGAGAATCAAACACGAGAAATAAAAACCACGCTTGAACAACTagatgaacaaacaaaagcTAGTCTGAATAGTAATATAAAACAGTTGAATGGTCACTTTGACGACCTAAGCAATTCTACTGACCATATCAGGCAAGAGGTTTCTAAAATGAATAGTTCGATAAGAGGTGATattgaaatatcactattaGAACTCAGAACTAATTTAGAGAATCAGAAACAAGATATGAGTACCGAGCTTAAAAAAAGAGATgcagaaacaaaaacatacctGGAACGCAATTCAGAAACTTTGAAATCagatttaaaagatttaaaccTCACCTTTGTCGAAACGAACAGCTCACTTAGTAAAAGGATAGCTGATATGGAAGACCAGTTGTGGATTAATGAAGAGGATGAAGGAGGTGAAACACAAAGAATCAGTGTTAAAGAGGAAGTGGTCAATACTCAGAAACATTTCGATGCCAATAACACGCGACTACAACATAACATTGACGATCTTCAAAAGGAATGTCAATCACAGTTTAAAACTCTGATTGATCAGGTAAAAATAGTCAAAGACAGCTATACCCAACATGTCAGCGAAACGACCAATCAGTTAAAAAGTTTGCAAGAAAAGACAACTAGCATTGAAGAAAACTTGGCTACGTTCAGAAAGGAAAATAAAGACGACATTTTGCTCGTGCAGGaagagataaaaaaagaaaaggatAATGTTTCGGAGATGAAGGAAAGggttgaaaaaaacattaaagcaACGGAAGATTCTTTGAAAATTTTTGTTGAAACAACACGGACCAGTCTTCAAAACGAGTTTGACGAGAAGCTAGATAAGTTTAAAGCAAACATCAGCGAAACGTTAGATAGCGTTCgagttgaaattgaaaaaattaAAGTAAAGTTGGAAAATCAGTTAGCTAATGTCACGAGCAATGTGAGCTACCATAAAGCGATTATCGATGTAATATTGCCCAACACCTTCAACAAAG ACTTTTTCATGCTGGCCTTCATGCTGCTTTGCCTGATGGTGATCGTCAATTTCGTCGTCTTGCTCTGTTGTGTCACCAAATCACGGTCAACCAGTGCAATGACCGGACAATGGGCCACGGGGACGGGGGAAATGACCGGAAATCACCGTGCATCAAGATCGCCTTTTCAG GTGATGGATAAACTCGACTTTTCTCGATCCTTAAGACAACGCAGGGGGCTTGAAGCAGAGATCAGCTTAGTATATTTCAATGGTGACGTAGCGCCTGTGATAACCAAAGTAATGCTTCAGATTTCCGAGCACCTGCCAGATCATTTACGTCAGCAGCAGATTCCCCAATATCGCATTCGTCATCATGACGATATTCCTGGAATTCCACACTCGAAGCTATGTTTCATGtttgcagaatttcatgaaag ACACGTGATCATAGAAGAACCAGGTCTAGGCCTCGGGGATTTAAAACGAAGCACTGTAACAGCTATTGAAAAGTTGGGAG caAACCTCGTGATCTTATACGTCCTGCATCCAGACTCCCGTCGTCTTCGCGAGAACGAGTTGTTTCACGACGCCATCTACTGCACGCGCAAGCAATCGGAAGTGAAAAAGTTCGCCGATGATGAGCGTTTCCTTAGTCTATATGACAAGTGCACAGACTTTCAAACTCAAAACCTGGTGAAAATTATTAAGGAAACACTTTTCTGA